CAGCCGGGCCGGGCGCTGGTCGTCGCCGGGCGACTCCGCCTCGCCCGACCAGACCACCCGACGTCGACCGGCTTCGGTGCTGGCCGGATCGGTTCTCTCCACCGCCCGGCGGCTGCCGACGTATCCCTCGTCGGTGACGGAACGCTCCACGGACCACCGCCGCCCGGTGTACGGGGAGCCGCCCATCCCGCTGGTCGGCGCCGACCCGGCTGCCCCGCTCGCCGGCCCGGCCTGGCTGGTGCCGCCGGTCGGGTCCTCGTGCCAGCGAGTCGTCTCGGTCACCCGCCGCCAGGTGTGTGTCGTCTCGGTGGCCCGCCAGCCGACATCGGCCCGAGGCGGTGTCCCGTCCCGGGAGCGTGTCCCGTCTCCGGGGGAGGTCTCGTCCCGGGGGAATGTCTCGTCGCCCGCCAGGCCGTCGTGCCGGTGCCGACCGCCCCCCGCGACGCCCCGGCGGCCGTCTCCCGTGACGCCCCGGCGGCCGTCCCTCTCGGTGGCTTGTCGGCCGGGCGACTCCGTTGCCCAGCGGGGCAGGTAGTCGTCGGTCGGCTGCTGCTGACCCCGTTCGGCGGCCCGCCGCCGGCTGCGCGTCCGGTAACTGTCGGGCGTGCGTGAGTACGGCTCGACCGTGCGGCCACCGGCGTCCTCCCAGGAGGAGGCCGCCAGGCGCTCGCGCGGGTCGGGTTCCCCGCGCTCCCAGTCCCGGAAACTCACGGCCGGAGCGTGACCCTTCTCAGCCGGAAGCGCAATCGGCTGCACAGGTGTAAGTCGATGCTCGGAATACTACGGGACGACACGCCGCCCAACCCGGCAAGAAAATCTTCGTCCACAGCCTGTGTGGAGTGTTTCCCCAGGTCAGAGCCATTGTGAACTGGATTACCCCAGAGTTTTCCACAAGTTGTGCACAGGCTACCCACACCCAGGGGCGCGCTGTCCACAGGTTGTCCCAAGGCTCGTCCACCGGCCTGCTTGAGCCCGTCACCTCGGGTTCCGTATGGTTGGCCCCCAACCGGCCCACGATGGCCCCCGATCGCCGGGCCGGTCGGCAGCCAGCCGCCGCACCGGCGGCGTACCGGGCTGGACCCGACGCGGAGGGGGGAACCGGTGTCGGTCACCGACGACAGGCGGACAGAGCCACGGACGAACGGGCAGCCGCCCGCCCCGCGGGACGGTCAGTTCGACAAGACGCCGCCGCAGGACGTCGCCGCCGAGCAGTGCGTGCTCGGCGGGATGCTGCTCTCCAAGGACGCGATCGCCGACGTCGTGGAGATCCTCAAGACGCCCGACTTCTACCGGCCCATCCACGCCACCATCTTCGACACCATCCTGGAGATCTACGGCCGGGGTGAGCCCGCCGACTCGATCACCGTCGCGGCGGCGCTCGCCGACTCCGGCGACCTGGTCCGGATCGGCGGGGCCCCCTACCTGCACACGTTGATCGCCAGCGTGCCGACCGCCGCGAACGCCGCCTACTACGCCCGGATCGTCGCCGAGCGGGCCGTGCTCCGACGGCTGGTCGAGGCCGGCACCCGGATCGTCCAGCTCGGCTACGGCACCGCGGCCGGCGGCAGCCGGGACGTCGACGACATCGTCGACCTCGCCCAGCAGGCCGTCTACGACGTCACCGAGAAGCGGGTCAGCGAGGACTTCGCGATCCTGGCCGACATGCTCCAGCCGACCCTCGACGAGATCGAGGCGGTGGGCGCGCAGGGCGGCGTGATGACCGGTGTCCCCACCGGCTTCTCCGACCTGGACCGGCTGCTGAACGGCCTGCACCCCGGCCAGTTGATCATTGTTGCCGGACGGCCCGGTCTCGGTAAGGCGCTGGCGCTCGACACCCCACTGCCCACCCCACAGGGGTGGACGACCATGGGCGAGGTAGAGGTCGGGGACCAGCTGCTCGCCGCCGACGGTACGCCGACCACGGTCACCGCCGCGTTCGAGGTCAGGCACGGTCGTCCCTGCTACGAGGTCGAGTTCTCCGACGGATCGACGATCGTGGCCGACGCGGAACACCTCTGGAAGACCACCACGCGGGCAAGCCGCCGACAGCGGGCCGAGGCCGGCCGGACCCACCAGTGGCCGACGCATCAGCGCAGAGTCGTGGCCCACGCCCGGCGCCTGTCCGACAGCGAGCCGGACAGTCTGGTGAGCTTCGGCGAGTTGGTCGGACTGGTCGGCGAGGACTTCCGCCACGTGCTGCATGTCGTGGCGCACCAGGTGGGGCCCGCCGGTGAGGTGATCCGCGAGTACGTGCGGGCCGGGAGGCCCTGGCGGCGGCGTATGCCGGCGTACTCCCGTCGGGACCTGCTCGCCGCGCTGCAACAGCGGGTCGAAAGACTGCGGAACGAGGGGAGGACAGCCGACCACGAGAGCGTCGTGACGACCGCACAGATCGCCGCGACACTCCGGGTCGGAGGGGACGACCGGCTCAACCACGCCGTGGAGAACGCGCGGCCACTGGCGCTTCCGCACCGTGACGATCTGTTGATTCCTCCGTACACGCTGGGAGCGTGGCTGGGGGACGGCACCTCGGCCGCCGCCGCGTTCACCACTGCCGACCTGGAGTTGGTCACCTACATCGAGGCCGATGGTTTCGTGGTTCGACCGCTGGCCGCCCGGACGCGGTACTCGATCGGCTTGTCCCCGCCGGTCCCGCTGACCGCGCGGGACTGTGTGGTGTGCGGCAAGCAGTTCAGTCCACGCGGACCGAGTGTGTACACCTGTGGCCGTTCCTGCGGCGGGAAGTCCGGAGGACTGGTCGACCGCCGGGCAACGGCTGGATGCCGGTTCTGCGGCCGGGTCGTCCAGAGCAGTTGGAACGGCAGCCGTAGCTGTGCCGACTGCCGTCGCCGGTACGGGTCGTTCACCGGCCATCTGCGCGCCATCGGGGTGCTGGGGGACAAGCACATTCCGATGGCATACCTGCGCGCCTCCGAGCAGCAGCGGCGCCAGCTCCTCGCTGGCCTGCTCGACACCGATGGCACAGTGACCCCCACCGGATCCGTCCAGTTCGGCGTCACCTCCCGTCGACTCGCCGAGGACGTGCGTGAGCTGGTGGTCAGCCTCGGCTACCGGTGCAGCATGACCACCAGGCGGGTGAAGGGCCGACGGGCCGACACGTCGGTCGCCCACGTCTTGAACTTCACGACCGATGACGACGTGTTCCGGCTGGAGCGTAAGCGCATCGCGCTCAAGGAACGGCGTGCGTGCGTAACCAGATCGGCACGCACCGGCTCGCGGTACATCGTCGACGTCCGGCCGGTCCCCAGCGTGCCGGTGCGGTGCGTGACCGTGGAGAATGACGAACACCTCTACCTGGCCGGGCGCTCGATGATCCCGACGCACAACAGCACGGCCTCTATGGATTTTGCCCGAAACGCCGCAATTCGGGCAAATCAAGCGGCGGCCATCTTCTCGCTGGAGATGAGCAAGGTCGAGATCGTCATGCGGCTGCTCTCGGCCGAGGCCCGGGTGCCGCTGCACGTGCTGCGCAGCGGGCAGCTCTCCGACGACGACTGGACCAAGCTCGCCCGCTGCATGGGTGAGATCAGCGAGGCGCCGCTTTTCGTCGACGACACGCCGAGCATGAACCTGATGGAGATCCGGGCCAAGGCGCGGCGGCTCAAACAGCGGCACGACCTCAAGATGATCGTGGTCGACTACCTCCAGCTCATGACCTCGCCGAAGCGGACGGAGAGCCGGCAGCAGGAGGTCGCGGACCTGTCCCGGGGCCTCAAGCTGCTCGCCAAGGAGGTCGAGTGCCCGGTCATCGCGGTGAGTCAGCTCAACCGTGGACCCGAGCAACGCACCGACAAGCGCCCCCAGTTGTCCGACTTGCGCGAGTCGGGCTGCCTGACCTCAGAAACAAGGTTGATCCGCGCCGACAACAACTCGGAGGTGACCCTGGGAGAGCTTCTCGCTCACGGCGCGAAGGACATCCCAGTGTGGGCCCTGGACGAGAAGCTGCGGTACACCCCTCGCACGATGACACATGCCTTCCCGAGCGGGAACCGGGAGGTCTTCCGGATGACACTGGCCTCCGGCAAACAGATCGACGCCACCGCCAACCATCCGTTCCTCACCTTCGCCGGGTGGCTACCGCTCGGTGATCTGTCTGTCGGTGCCCGCGTCGCCGTCCCCCGGCACATTCCGCCGCCTCTTGCCGTGCGACCGTGGCCGGAGGCCGAAGTCGTGCTGCTGGCACATCTGCTGGGCGACGGGTCGTTCGTGCGTCGCCAGCCCATTCGTTACGCGACTGTGGACGAGTCGAACCTCGCGGCGGTCACTGAGGCTGCCAAACATTTCGGTATCTCGGCCGTTCGAGACGACTACGCGGCGGCTCGGGTGACCACCCTGCGCCTGCCGGCACCGTACCGACTGGCCAGGGGGCGCCGTAACCCCATCGCCGAATGGCTCGACTCACTGGGGCTTTTCGGTCTGCGATCGCATGAGAAGTTCGTTCCCCAAGCGGTGGCTGGCCTCCCCAAGGACCAGATCACCACGTTTCTGCGTCATCTCTGGGCAACCGACGGTTCGGTGACCGTCAAGAAGTCAGGTCGCGGGGGGAGGATTTATTTCAGCTCGACCAGCCGGCGAATGCTGGAGGATGTGTCGCGGCTGCTGCTGAGGTACGGCATCAGCGCCCGGCTGAAGGCTGTCCCGGTGGCTCGCCACCGGCCTCAGTACACGCTCGACATCTCGGGCCGGGACGACCAACTCCGGTTCCTTCGGGAAATCGGGGTGCACGGCGCGCGGTCGAAAAATTGTGTGGACCTCATCGCCTCGTTGGAGGCATTGGAGAGCAACACCAACGTCGACACGGTGCCGCGTGAGGTGTGGACGCGTGTGCGGGAAATCCTGACCGAGCGGAAGATGAGCCACCGCGAGTTCGCTGCGGCGATCGGCACCCAGTTCTGCGGTAGCGCTCTGTGGAAGCGCTCGCCCAGCCGCTCCAGGCTTGCGAATATCGCTGCCGTCCTGGATGCCGCAGACCTTGACTTGCATGCCACCAATGACATTTTCTGGGATGAAATTGTATCGATCGAGTCGATCGGTCATCGTGATGTCTACGATGCCACGGTCATGGGTACGCACAACTTCATCGCCAACGGAATCGCCACGCACAATTCCATCGAGCAGGATGCGGATGTTGTAATACTTCTGCATCGGGACGACTACTACGACAAGGAGTCACCGCGGGCCGGCGAGGCGGATTTTATTGTCGCCAAGCATCGGAACGGCCCCACCGACACCGTGACCGTCGCCGCCCAACTCCACCTCTCCCGCTTCGTCGACATGGCCATCGTCTGAGGTAGCTGCGCTGACGTTACCCCTCAACGGTCCACCCCGAGCTGGCCCGCAGCCGCCGCGACCGTCTGGGCCAGCAGCACGGCGATGGTCATGGGGCCGACCCCGCCCGGCACCGGGGTGAGCAGACCGGCCTGGTCCCGGGCCGTGGTCGCGTCCACGTCGCCGACCCCGCCCGGGTGGTAGCCGGCGTCGACCACCACCGCGCCGGGCTTGATGTGCGCGCCGGTGATGAGCCCCGGTCGACCGACCGCCGCCACCAGCACGTCCGCCTCCCTGGTGATCGACGCCAGGCCGACGGTCCGGGAGTGGCAGTACGTGACCGTGGCGTCTCGGGCCAGCAGCAGCATGCCGACCGGCCGACCCAGGATCGCGCTGCGCCCCACCACCACGGCGTGCTTTCCGGCCAGGTCCACCTGGTACTCGTCCAGCAGCCGGAGAATGCCGCCGGGCGTGCAGGACACGAAACCGGGCAGCCCGAACGCCGTCGCGGCGAACGAGCGCGTGGTCACCCCGTCCACGTCCTTCTCCGGGGCGATCGCCTCGAACGCGGCCCGTTCGTCGAGGTGCGACCCGACCGGATGTTGGAGCAGGGTGCCGTGCACCGCCGGATCCCGGGACAGGGCGGCGACCGCGCCGACCAGCTCGTCGGTGGTGATCGACGCGGGCAGCGCGACGTGCCGGGAGTCGATGCCGGCCTGCGCGCAGCGGTTGCGCTTCATCCGGACGTACGTCACCGAGGCGGGATCGTCACCGACCAGCACCGTCGCCAGGCAGGGAGCGACGCCGGTACGTCGGCGGAGGTCGGCTGCCCGGGTGGACGCCGCCTCGATCGTGCGGCGGGCGAGGTCACGGCCGTCCATCAGCCGGGCCGGGGAACGTGGGGTCATGGGGGCACTCCGGAAGATCACGGGAGATGCCCAGGCGTACGGCGGCGACGAGTGTCAGACCGCTCCCCGGTGGTGCACCACCCGAACGCCAGTCACGGCCCGTCCACACTGTACCCGCTGGATCAGCCCAGCAGGGGAAACCGGTCGGCGGCCGGGCCCAGCTCGGTGTGGTCGGCGTCGCTGAGCGGGAGCCGTCCGGCGGCCTTGAGCAGGTGCTCGTCCCCGGTCCACCGGGCCGGTCGGACCACGTCGTCGCCGAGCAGGCCGTCCATCGTCGACACGGTCACCGCGCGGGCCAGCGGGCCGGGGCCGGCCGCGTCGGGCAGGTCGACGATCAGGTCGAGGTGGTGCAACACCGCCTCGGTGGTCAAAGTGGCGAGGAAGTCCGCCACCCGCAGCACGTGCCCCTGGGTGGTCACGTACGCCGTCGGGTCGGCGGCGGCAGCCGCGCGTACCGCCGCCGGCGCGGTGTCGGACCAGAGCCGGACGATCCCGCCGGGCCGCTCGAAGGCGGCGGCGGAACGACGGATCCACCAGGCGTGCCGGTCGGCGACGCCGTCGGTGTCTCCGCCCGGGAAGGAGTGCCAGTAGCTGACCTGGTCGACGTCGGCGGGCCCGTCGGCGGGGCTGGCCAGCGTGACCAGGGCGCGCTGAGCGTCGCCGAGCACGTGCAGGAGCAGGTCGGCGACGAGCCAGCCCCGGCAGCGGGTGGGTCGTCGCAGGTCGCCGTCGTCGAGGTCGGCGACGACGGCGGTGATGCCCGCGTACGCCTGGGCGAGGGCCTCGGCCTGCCGGAGCTCGGTCATGCCGTCGAGGGTCGCACGCTGCACGCCCGGCGGGGCGGCGAGCAGCGCCAGGAACACCGGCGGGGCGGCGAGCAGCGCCAGGAACGCCGGGCGTCGGGAGGGGACCGTCCCGCGCGCCCGGGACACGTCCCCTCCCGGCGCGCTGTCAGTCGAAGAGCTCGCCGAGGAAGCCGTGCTGCTTCTTCTTGCGGCGGTAGTGGCCGTGGTAGCCGTAGTGCTGCTGGTGGCCGCCGTACGCCGGAGCGTGGGTGGGCGGGTAGCCGGGCGGCGGCGGGGGCGGCGGCGGGGGAACCGCGCCGTACCCGGGCTGGTGGTGCGGGGCGGCGCCGGGCGGGGGCGGCGGCGGGGGCGCGTAACCGCCGGGCGGGGCGGGAGCGTGCGGCTGGCCGGGGACCTGCGGGGGCCCGGCGTTGTGCTGTTTGTTCCAGTTGGCCTCGGCCTCGAACAGCTTTTCGAGCTCGCCGCGGTCGAGGAAGATGCCACGGCATTCGCCGCACTGGTCGATGACGACGCCGCTGCGCTCGTACTGGCGCATGTCTCCGCGGCACTTGGGACAGATGAGCTGCATCTCTCGACGGTACCCGGTGACTGTTGCACTCAGGAGGCGGCGAGCGCGCCGGTCACCTCGTCGTCGGTGACCTCGTGGAAGTCGTCGTAGTAGCGGCTGACCGCGCCGAAGTCGGGTGGCCGCTGGGCGCAGACCACCTGGTCGGCTTCGGCGGCGAGCATCTCGTACGCCTCCGGGGAGCCGACCGGGACGGCGACCACCACCCGGCGTGCGCCGAGCCGTCGGGTGACCTGGACGGCGGCGCGGGCGGTGGCCCCGGTGGCGAGGCCGTCGTCGACGATGACGGTGGTGCGTCCGGCCAGGTCCAGCGGCGGCCGGCCGGCCCGGTAGAGCCGTTCCCGACGGTCGAGTTCGGCCTGTTCGCGTCGGGTGACCTCGGTGATGTCGGCGGGGTCGAGTCGGTCGGCGACCGGGTCGTTGCGCACCTGGACGCCGCCGGGGCCGAGCGCGCCGAAGGCGACCTCGGGCGCCCAGGGCATGCCGAGTTTGCGGACGACCAGCACGTCGAGGGGGGCGTCGAGGCGTCGGGCGATCACCTCGGCGACCGGCACGCCGCCCCGGACGAGGCCGAGCACCACCACGTCGGTGCGGTCGGTGAGCCCGGTCAGCCGGTCGGCGAGCATCGCGCCGGCCTCGGCGCGGTCACGGTAGGTGGTGGTCATGCCTCAGGTCTACGCCTTCCCGGCCGGTTCCGCCGGGTACTTGCGGTGAAGAGGCGAGCCGGAGGGCGGGCGCCCAGACCAGCAGGGCGAGCGGGTAGAGGAGGTACCCGAAGCGGGTGGCGGGCATCAGGGCGATCGCGGCGAGCAGTCCGTACCCGCAGATCACGGCGCTGGTGGCGGCGGTGCGGGGTGGGCGGCGCAGGAGCCGGACGGTGATGGCGAGCCCGGCGACGACCAGCAGGGCGGCGGCGACGGCGCGGCCGGCGGGCAGGCCGGTGGCGATCAGGTGGCCCGGCAGCGGGGACTGTGCCGGGCTGGTGACGAGGCCCTGGCCGAGCGGGAAACGCAGCACGTTCTCGACCAGGGCGTCCCGGTCGACCAGCAGGGCGGGGAGCAGGGCGGCGGCGGGCAGGCCGAACGCGCCGACCGCGTACCGGCCGGTGGCGTGGCGGGCGCCCGCCCAGAAGAGCAGGACCAGGGCGACCGGCCAGGCGAGGAGCTTGAGCGCCCCGGCCAGGCCGACGGCGAGTCCGGCCCGACCGGGTCGGCCGGTGGCGGCGAGGGCGAGGGCGAGCAGGCAGAGCGCGAGTACGGGGAGGTCGTCGCCGCCGGTGGCGAGGGTGAGCGCGCAGACGGGCAGGACGGTGGCGGCCTGGACGGCGCGGACCAGGGCGGCGTCGAGGGGGCGGCGGTGCTCGCCGGCGGGCGTGGACCCGGCCGCGTCGGCGCGACCGGCAACGGCGTCGGCGTGGGCGGGCGTGGCGTGGGCGGGCGTGGCGTGCGCGGGCGTGGCGTGGGCGGGCGTGGCGCGCAGCACGTGTACGGCGAGGGCCAGGGTGATCGCGGTGGCCAGGGCGAAGGCCAGGCGGGCGTCGGTCCACCAGGTGTCGAGGGCGGCCCGGGGCAGGCCGAACACCGCCATGCCCGGCTGGTACGGGGTGTAGCCGAGCAGTTGTTCGCCCGGCGGGAGGGCGGCGATCGCGTCCGGCCCGAGGTATGGGGTGCCGTCGTGGACGAGCCGGTCGCCGGAGCGCTCGACGACGAGCACCTCTTCCTGGGCCCGGTCGGCGTGCCCGGCGGCACGTTGCACGGCCTGCCAGCCGAGCGGGAGCAGGGCGGTGGTGGCCCAGGTCAGGCCGGTGACCGTCGCGCGGGCGGCGGTGCCGGCGAGCGGGGCGGCCGGGCGGCTGCGGCGGGCGAGGAGCTGCCCGGCGGCGAGCAGGGCGGCGACCAGGTAGCCGACGGCGGCGACCGCGCCCCAGGCCCGGTGGGACGGCAGGGTGGAGGTGACGGCGGTGAGCGCGGCGAACGCGGCGGAGGTGGCGTAGAGGCCGAGGTCCAGGGGCAGGCCGCCGCCTCTGGTGTCGACGGCCCGCCAGACGCGCCGGGCCGGACCGGTGACCCGGGGCCGGGTCGGTGCGGCCGGCTCGGCGGGTGTGGGTGTCGGCGGGTGGTCCGGGTCGTCGGCTGCGGTCACGCCGGAAAGTGTGGCAGACGGTCCGTCCGGTTCCGGTGGTGCTGGCGGCGGCCGGGCGCGAGCCGGATGACCGCGCCGGCGTCGTGCAGGGGTGGGGCGAGGTGGCCGGGGCGACCGCCGGTCCCGCGACGCAGGGTGGCGAGGAACAGGTCGGCGGGCATCGGACGGGCGAAGAGGTGCCCCTGCCCGGCGAGGCAGCCGAGCTCCCAGAGGGCACGGCGTTGCGGCTCGCTCTCCACGCCTTCGGCGACCACGTCGAGGTCGAGGCTGCGGCCGAGGTCGAGGGTGGACCGGATCACGGCGGCGGCCTCGGCCGAGGACTCCATGTCGGTGACGAAGGTCCGGTCGATCTTGATTTCGTGCACCGGGATGCGGGAGAGCAGCGACAGCGAGGAGTAGCCGGTGCCGAAGTCGTCCAGCGCCAGCCGTACGCCCGCGTCGCGCAGGCGGCCGAGCACCCGGTCGACGACGTCGAGTTGGCTGAGGGTGAGGTTTTCGGTGAGCTCCAGCATCAGCCGGTCGGGTGGCAGGTCGTGGGCGCGCAGCCGGGCCAGCACCGAGCCGGGGAAGCGGGCGTCGAGCAGGCTGCGCGGGGAGACGTTCACCGCGACGGGCAGGTCGAAGCCGGCCTCCCGCCAGCTCACCAGGGCGACGAGGGCCTGGTCGAGCACGGTGTCGGCGAACGCCGGGAGCAGGCCGGAGCGTTCCACCGTGCTGAGGAAGCGGCCCGGGTCGACGGTGCCGTTGGTGGGGTGGTGCCAGCGGGTAAGGGCCTCCGCGCTGACCACCTCGCCGGTGCCGAGGTCGACGATGGGTTGGAAGTCGACCGCGAACTCGTGGTCGGCGACGGCCCGGGGCAGGTCGCCGCCGAGGGTGAGCCGGCCGAGGTCGGCGGTGTCCCGGCCGGGGGTGTAGGAGGCGAGCCGCTGGGCGTTGCGTTTGGCCTGGTACATGGCGACGTCGGCGCGGCGCAGCAGTTCGGCCATGCCGCCGTGGGTGGGCGCGGTGGCGATGCCCCCGCTGGCTTCGACGCTGATCCGCATGCCGTCCAGGTCGAACGGCTCGTGCAGGACGGCGAGCAGGGACTCCGCGCGGTGCGCGGCCACGGCGGGGGCGGGCAGCCCGCGGAGCAGGACGGCGAACTCGTCACCGCCGAGCCGGGCGACCAGGTCGTCGGCCTGTACGGCGTCGCGCAGCCGGGCGGCGACCTGCACCAGCACCCGGTCTCCGGCGGCGTGCCCGAGGGTGTCGTTGATCTCCTTGAAGTGGTTGAGGTCGATCAGGGCCAGCGCGGTGACGCCGTCGGCGTGTCGTTGTTCGAGCTGGGCGCTGCCCTGGTCGAGCAGGTGCCGGCGGTTGGCCAGGCCGGTCAGGGCGTCGTGGGTGGCGGCGTACGCGTGGTCGGCGGCGACCCGGGCCAGCTCGGCGTACGCCTGCGCGTTGCGGACCGCGGTGCACAGGGCGGAGGCGAAGGTACGCAGGGTGTACTGCTCGCGTTCGGAG
The sequence above is a segment of the Micromonospora sp. WMMD882 genome. Coding sequences within it:
- a CDS encoding replicative DNA helicase — translated: MSVTDDRRTEPRTNGQPPAPRDGQFDKTPPQDVAAEQCVLGGMLLSKDAIADVVEILKTPDFYRPIHATIFDTILEIYGRGEPADSITVAAALADSGDLVRIGGAPYLHTLIASVPTAANAAYYARIVAERAVLRRLVEAGTRIVQLGYGTAAGGSRDVDDIVDLAQQAVYDVTEKRVSEDFAILADMLQPTLDEIEAVGAQGGVMTGVPTGFSDLDRLLNGLHPGQLIIVAGRPGLGKALALDTPLPTPQGWTTMGEVEVGDQLLAADGTPTTVTAAFEVRHGRPCYEVEFSDGSTIVADAEHLWKTTTRASRRQRAEAGRTHQWPTHQRRVVAHARRLSDSEPDSLVSFGELVGLVGEDFRHVLHVVAHQVGPAGEVIREYVRAGRPWRRRMPAYSRRDLLAALQQRVERLRNEGRTADHESVVTTAQIAATLRVGGDDRLNHAVENARPLALPHRDDLLIPPYTLGAWLGDGTSAAAAFTTADLELVTYIEADGFVVRPLAARTRYSIGLSPPVPLTARDCVVCGKQFSPRGPSVYTCGRSCGGKSGGLVDRRATAGCRFCGRVVQSSWNGSRSCADCRRRYGSFTGHLRAIGVLGDKHIPMAYLRASEQQRRQLLAGLLDTDGTVTPTGSVQFGVTSRRLAEDVRELVVSLGYRCSMTTRRVKGRRADTSVAHVLNFTTDDDVFRLERKRIALKERRACVTRSARTGSRYIVDVRPVPSVPVRCVTVENDEHLYLAGRSMIPTHNSTASMDFARNAAIRANQAAAIFSLEMSKVEIVMRLLSAEARVPLHVLRSGQLSDDDWTKLARCMGEISEAPLFVDDTPSMNLMEIRAKARRLKQRHDLKMIVVDYLQLMTSPKRTESRQQEVADLSRGLKLLAKEVECPVIAVSQLNRGPEQRTDKRPQLSDLRESGCLTSETRLIRADNNSEVTLGELLAHGAKDIPVWALDEKLRYTPRTMTHAFPSGNREVFRMTLASGKQIDATANHPFLTFAGWLPLGDLSVGARVAVPRHIPPPLAVRPWPEAEVVLLAHLLGDGSFVRRQPIRYATVDESNLAAVTEAAKHFGISAVRDDYAAARVTTLRLPAPYRLARGRRNPIAEWLDSLGLFGLRSHEKFVPQAVAGLPKDQITTFLRHLWATDGSVTVKKSGRGGRIYFSSTSRRMLEDVSRLLLRYGISARLKAVPVARHRPQYTLDISGRDDQLRFLREIGVHGARSKNCVDLIASLEALESNTNVDTVPREVWTRVREILTERKMSHREFAAAIGTQFCGSALWKRSPSRSRLANIAAVLDAADLDLHATNDIFWDEIVSIESIGHRDVYDATVMGTHNFIANGIATHNSIEQDADVVILLHRDDYYDKESPRAGEADFIVAKHRNGPTDTVTVAAQLHLSRFVDMAIV
- a CDS encoding bifunctional 5,10-methylenetetrahydrofolate dehydrogenase/5,10-methenyltetrahydrofolate cyclohydrolase — encoded protein: MTPRSPARLMDGRDLARRTIEAASTRAADLRRRTGVAPCLATVLVGDDPASVTYVRMKRNRCAQAGIDSRHVALPASITTDELVGAVAALSRDPAVHGTLLQHPVGSHLDERAAFEAIAPEKDVDGVTTRSFAATAFGLPGFVSCTPGGILRLLDEYQVDLAGKHAVVVGRSAILGRPVGMLLLARDATVTYCHSRTVGLASITREADVLVAAVGRPGLITGAHIKPGAVVVDAGYHPGGVGDVDATTARDQAGLLTPVPGGVGPMTIAVLLAQTVAAAAGQLGVDR
- a CDS encoding maleylpyruvate isomerase N-terminal domain-containing protein, with amino-acid sequence MSRARGTVPSRRPAFLALLAAPPVFLALLAAPPGVQRATLDGMTELRQAEALAQAYAGITAVVADLDDGDLRRPTRCRGWLVADLLLHVLGDAQRALVTLASPADGPADVDQVSYWHSFPGGDTDGVADRHAWWIRRSAAAFERPGGIVRLWSDTAPAAVRAAAAADPTAYVTTQGHVLRVADFLATLTTEAVLHHLDLIVDLPDAAGPGPLARAVTVSTMDGLLGDDVVRPARWTGDEHLLKAAGRLPLSDADHTELGPAADRFPLLG
- a CDS encoding zf-TFIIB domain-containing protein, giving the protein MQLICPKCRGDMRQYERSGVVIDQCGECRGIFLDRGELEKLFEAEANWNKQHNAGPPQVPGQPHAPAPPGGYAPPPPPPPGAAPHHQPGYGAVPPPPPPPPPGYPPTHAPAYGGHQQHYGYHGHYRRKKKQHGFLGELFD
- a CDS encoding phosphoribosyltransferase family protein, translated to MTTTYRDRAEAGAMLADRLTGLTDRTDVVVLGLVRGGVPVAEVIARRLDAPLDVLVVRKLGMPWAPEVAFGALGPGGVQVRNDPVADRLDPADITEVTRREQAELDRRERLYRAGRPPLDLAGRTTVIVDDGLATGATARAAVQVTRRLGARRVVVAVPVGSPEAYEMLAAEADQVVCAQRPPDFGAVSRYYDDFHEVTDDEVTGALAAS
- a CDS encoding glycosyltransferase 87 family protein — protein: MPLDLGLYATSAAFAALTAVTSTLPSHRAWGAVAAVGYLVAALLAAGQLLARRSRPAAPLAGTAARATVTGLTWATTALLPLGWQAVQRAAGHADRAQEEVLVVERSGDRLVHDGTPYLGPDAIAALPPGEQLLGYTPYQPGMAVFGLPRAALDTWWTDARLAFALATAITLALAVHVLRATPAHATPAHATPAHATPAHADAVAGRADAAGSTPAGEHRRPLDAALVRAVQAATVLPVCALTLATGGDDLPVLALCLLALALAATGRPGRAGLAVGLAGALKLLAWPVALVLLFWAGARHATGRYAVGAFGLPAAALLPALLVDRDALVENVLRFPLGQGLVTSPAQSPLPGHLIATGLPAGRAVAAALLVVAGLAITVRLLRRPPRTAATSAVICGYGLLAAIALMPATRFGYLLYPLALLVWAPALRLASSPQVPGGTGREGVDLRHDHHLP
- a CDS encoding bifunctional diguanylate cyclase/phosphodiesterase is translated as MVETTAVAIAVATRLPTSLNDVAMLVMLTFTTFVSTSTKARVRIRSTTHSISWNETAIIIGVAIAPTSWVVVCTGLGVALGSVKLPAIKMAFNVGKNVLVAGAAGLVLVSMGWSWPPAEVTGLVVGVALAYLAAALLDDLLAIPVIALASGTRISRQFRSNLDLRLTGFAVRFVVALATLVIIQADTRLLLAVPPLVVSLHLAYSHRIQTRTEQQAWQRLARTTDALNSVDLDKVLTTAVTQAAELFSADEVEIELRDGGRSVRGGSGTISYDGPAGGPPTVDGSVIPIPLEGHDRGPDVGVLRLRFRGPVRLSEREQYTLRTFASALCTAVRNAQAYAELARVAADHAYAATHDALTGLANRRHLLDQGSAQLEQRHADGVTALALIDLNHFKEINDTLGHAAGDRVLVQVAARLRDAVQADDLVARLGGDEFAVLLRGLPAPAVAAHRAESLLAVLHEPFDLDGMRISVEASGGIATAPTHGGMAELLRRADVAMYQAKRNAQRLASYTPGRDTADLGRLTLGGDLPRAVADHEFAVDFQPIVDLGTGEVVSAEALTRWHHPTNGTVDPGRFLSTVERSGLLPAFADTVLDQALVALVSWREAGFDLPVAVNVSPRSLLDARFPGSVLARLRAHDLPPDRLMLELTENLTLSQLDVVDRVLGRLRDAGVRLALDDFGTGYSSLSLLSRIPVHEIKIDRTFVTDMESSAEAAAVIRSTLDLGRSLDLDVVAEGVESEPQRRALWELGCLAGQGHLFARPMPADLFLATLRRGTGGRPGHLAPPLHDAGAVIRLAPGRRQHHRNRTDRLPHFPA